In Thalassotalea fonticola, a single genomic region encodes these proteins:
- a CDS encoding LysR family transcriptional regulator: MNWDDIKIFLQVARTGKLALAARNLKVDSSTVSRRLHYLEKSLEVSLFERGAQGHLLTVEGQQLMQTAKRMEQNLQSSVASLQGINKGDSGNVRLGTTEAFGSFFLATKMREFARLAPKINVDILTFSRQVNLTRYEADIAINVGKPDKTSMVVTKLCDYRLKLYASNIYLRNNPITKKSDLNQQSWIAYVEHLDFSDQLSHVKDLAPDVTPTLKSSSVISQYLAVKSGLGIAVLPCFMADLDPELKPLLDDEIDIVRQFYLMAQADRKRIARVEMLWNFIKKTAKANQLLLMGNKRV; this comes from the coding sequence ATGAACTGGGATGATATAAAAATATTCTTACAAGTTGCCCGCACCGGGAAACTTGCTTTAGCCGCACGCAATCTGAAAGTTGACTCATCAACCGTCTCCAGGCGTTTACATTATCTGGAAAAATCACTGGAAGTGAGTTTGTTTGAGCGGGGAGCACAAGGGCATTTGTTAACTGTCGAAGGTCAGCAGTTAATGCAAACCGCCAAGCGTATGGAGCAAAATCTACAATCTTCGGTTGCATCTTTGCAAGGCATTAATAAGGGGGATTCTGGCAATGTTCGCCTTGGCACAACTGAGGCCTTTGGTAGTTTTTTTCTAGCAACTAAAATGCGTGAGTTTGCTCGTTTAGCACCGAAAATAAATGTTGATATCCTGACCTTTTCCAGACAGGTGAATTTAACTCGCTATGAAGCCGATATTGCCATCAATGTTGGTAAACCTGATAAAACCTCTATGGTAGTAACTAAGCTCTGTGATTACCGCTTAAAACTCTACGCCAGTAATATTTATTTAAGAAACAATCCTATTACTAAAAAGTCGGATTTGAATCAGCAAAGCTGGATAGCGTACGTTGAGCACCTTGATTTTAGTGATCAGCTCTCGCATGTAAAAGACTTAGCTCCTGATGTTACACCTACATTAAAAAGTTCGAGTGTGATCAGCCAGTACTTAGCTGTAAAAAGTGGCTTAGGTATTGCCGTATTACCGTGTTTTATGGCTGATCTCGACCCTGAATTAAAGCCTCTACTTGATGATGAAATTGATATTGTCCGCCAATTTTATTTAATGGCACAAGCAGACAGAAAACGTATTGCGCGAGTAGAAATGCTGTGGAATTTTATTAAAAAAACGGCAAAGGCAAATCAATTATTATTGATGGGTAATAAGCGAGTTTAA
- a CDS encoding TonB-dependent receptor domain-containing protein has translation MSVKFRIGSLALAVSIALSNQAVLAAEEVAVQEEDVERITITGSRLKKAEFSDAAPIHVIKGEDALKSGVRTVAELLQNTSMVNGKQFDSSFNANSGNSNASEPPPTGGVGSSNIGLRGLGPERTLILINGRRLGSSGVRGAPSQPDLSLIPVNMVDRVEVITEGASSIYGADAVAGVINVILKESFDGFEVSGSLSDTADGGGEEKDISFITGFEGEKAKFAFSASYYERERVAVKDRTNCIKKIFRHDDGKKTSVCSSRFWDNTMLDLTGNITAGLTDDIAIFYTPGMTDIGAPGFSSAFGLPVPSDPNVEITSANQRNRRIFSDLHHDGVDRMEADLISPMTRFSVAVNGSYSPDLWGGEEEIFYESYFFHRHLTSLASTEQIFPGVAPTIPQEDANGNIIVDGTGAPILVDNPLSPFPEEVSNILTLEDLKQERDVELNHFRFVTGLRGEFTSDWLEKNGWSYEMFVSYDRGVGKQDQPIMNESNLALTLGTLRLDVDGNPICGVSAPAGLGFITANECVPVNFFADSIFTGGEYGGGTFATQAEKDFLIGTRMNSTTVEQSMASAFATGDLFEFNSGGAATVAMGFEVRKDRIQSEGDMLGSTGLIAAENPLTEGPTEGSRTVTDVFAEISMPIITNENWAELLEVEAAVRYTDESNFGNETTYRGRVTYMPTEAWLVSTSYGTSFRAPNLREQFLADQFGGVSGSADPCAVTEDMQTNSAYDPSKENRSATILANCDAQGADWMQIGLSGVPTIPTSASGNAQDLKPETSENITASIKWTPEFDGFDLNIGVTYWSLEVEDTIRTIDAATILKRCFDAENMDSPFCPRIERVQGSKPDALNFPTLVDNSFLNIGEETSKGVDVNTHFGTTFGDVFGSAVQFAWSNQYTLQTERELTIFKGEEAIDLLETFGTPEHRLVSTFSFTSGAWDWLITANYMSGTGAEDSVRETANCDLFITNEELVGKPQTVPVCDADSAVYFDTSLTYSGDDFAVTLGMNNVLDTEPELVDISAGSNRGNMVTSSGYDLLGRTYFLNATYRF, from the coding sequence ATGTCTGTTAAGTTTCGGATAGGAAGCTTAGCGCTAGCTGTATCTATAGCTCTAAGTAATCAAGCAGTTCTCGCTGCTGAAGAAGTTGCTGTACAAGAAGAAGATGTTGAACGAATTACCATAACCGGTTCCCGCCTTAAAAAAGCCGAATTTTCTGATGCGGCGCCCATCCATGTTATTAAAGGCGAAGACGCTTTAAAATCTGGTGTGCGCACGGTAGCTGAGCTATTACAGAATACTTCAATGGTCAATGGTAAACAATTCGACAGTTCATTTAATGCCAATTCGGGTAATTCAAACGCTTCTGAGCCCCCGCCAACTGGTGGTGTTGGTTCTTCAAACATTGGTTTGCGTGGCTTAGGGCCAGAACGTACGTTAATACTAATTAATGGCCGTCGTCTTGGTTCATCTGGTGTTCGTGGTGCACCATCGCAACCGGATTTAAGTTTAATACCGGTTAATATGGTAGACCGGGTAGAGGTCATCACCGAAGGGGCCTCTTCTATTTATGGTGCCGATGCCGTTGCCGGTGTTATTAACGTTATTTTAAAAGAAAGCTTTGATGGTTTTGAAGTCTCAGGCAGTCTTTCTGATACGGCTGATGGGGGGGGGGAAGAAAAAGATATCTCTTTTATCACTGGTTTTGAAGGTGAAAAGGCCAAGTTCGCTTTTTCTGCATCTTATTATGAGCGTGAACGTGTAGCAGTAAAAGATCGTACTAACTGTATTAAAAAAATCTTTAGACATGACGATGGCAAAAAAACCTCAGTCTGTTCGAGTCGTTTCTGGGATAATACCATGTTAGATCTTACTGGTAATATTACCGCAGGTTTAACTGATGATATTGCTATTTTCTATACACCAGGTATGACAGATATTGGTGCTCCAGGGTTTAGTTCAGCTTTCGGACTACCTGTACCAAGCGATCCAAACGTTGAGATCACTAGTGCTAACCAGCGTAATCGACGCATTTTCTCTGATCTACACCATGATGGTGTCGATCGTATGGAAGCCGACTTAATATCACCAATGACCCGATTTTCGGTTGCCGTTAATGGTTCATATTCGCCAGATTTATGGGGCGGAGAAGAAGAAATTTTCTATGAGAGTTATTTTTTCCATCGTCATTTAACCAGTCTCGCTTCAACTGAGCAAATATTTCCGGGTGTTGCGCCAACGATCCCGCAAGAAGACGCCAATGGCAATATCATTGTCGATGGTACTGGTGCGCCGATACTCGTTGATAACCCGTTAAGTCCATTCCCAGAAGAAGTGTCTAACATTTTAACGTTAGAAGATCTAAAACAAGAGCGTGATGTTGAGTTGAACCATTTCCGTTTTGTTACCGGTTTACGTGGTGAGTTTACCAGTGACTGGCTAGAGAAAAACGGTTGGAGTTATGAAATGTTTGTTTCTTACGACCGTGGTGTGGGTAAGCAAGATCAACCAATCATGAATGAGTCTAACTTGGCGTTAACGTTAGGTACTTTACGTTTAGATGTTGATGGTAACCCAATTTGTGGCGTCAGCGCTCCAGCTGGTCTAGGCTTTATTACTGCAAATGAATGTGTGCCGGTTAACTTTTTTGCCGACTCGATTTTTACCGGCGGTGAATACGGTGGTGGTACCTTTGCTACTCAAGCAGAGAAAGATTTTCTTATTGGTACGCGGATGAATAGTACTACCGTTGAGCAATCAATGGCTTCAGCGTTTGCTACTGGTGATTTATTCGAGTTTAATTCGGGTGGCGCGGCTACCGTAGCAATGGGTTTTGAGGTTAGAAAAGACAGGATCCAATCTGAAGGCGATATGCTAGGTTCAACTGGCCTAATTGCTGCAGAAAACCCATTAACAGAAGGGCCAACAGAAGGTTCTCGCACGGTTACCGATGTATTCGCTGAAATTTCAATGCCAATTATTACCAATGAAAATTGGGCAGAATTGTTGGAGGTAGAAGCGGCTGTACGATATACCGACGAGTCTAACTTTGGCAATGAAACTACCTATCGTGGTCGTGTTACCTATATGCCAACAGAAGCGTGGTTGGTTTCTACATCTTACGGTACATCATTTAGAGCACCTAATTTACGTGAACAATTTTTAGCTGATCAATTTGGTGGTGTATCCGGTAGTGCTGATCCATGTGCTGTAACTGAAGACATGCAAACCAATAGTGCCTACGATCCAAGCAAAGAAAATCGCTCTGCGACTATCTTAGCCAATTGTGATGCGCAAGGCGCCGACTGGATGCAAATCGGGTTGAGTGGTGTACCAACCATCCCAACCTCAGCCAGTGGTAATGCGCAGGATCTAAAACCTGAAACTTCAGAAAATATTACCGCGTCAATAAAATGGACACCTGAATTTGATGGTTTTGATCTAAACATTGGTGTGACCTACTGGAGTTTAGAAGTTGAAGACACTATTCGTACAATAGATGCTGCAACAATCCTGAAACGTTGTTTTGATGCAGAAAATATGGACAGTCCTTTCTGTCCAAGAATTGAACGTGTGCAAGGCAGTAAACCTGATGCATTAAACTTCCCAACGCTTGTCGATAATTCGTTCTTAAATATTGGTGAAGAAACGTCTAAAGGTGTTGATGTTAATACGCACTTTGGCACGACGTTTGGTGATGTATTTGGCTCTGCCGTACAGTTTGCCTGGAGTAACCAATATACCTTACAAACAGAACGAGAGTTAACCATCTTTAAAGGTGAAGAGGCTATAGATCTACTTGAAACGTTTGGTACCCCTGAGCATCGTTTAGTGTCTACCTTTAGCTTTACCAGTGGAGCTTGGGATTGGTTAATTACGGCCAATTATATGTCGGGCACGGGAGCTGAAGATTCTGTACGAGAAACAGCCAACTGTGATTTGTTTATAACCAACGAAGAACTTGTCGGCAAACCACAAACAGTACCTGTATGTGATGCCGATAGTGCGGTGTATTTTGATACCTCATTAACCTATAGTGGCGATGATTTTGCTGTGACCTTAGGTATGAATAATGTATTGGATACTGAACCTGAGTTAGTCGATATCTCAGCCGGTTCAAACCGTGGTAACATGGTGACTTCATCAGGTTATGATTTGTTAGGCCGTACATACTTCTTAAATGCAACGTATCGCTTTTAA
- a CDS encoding CoA-acylating methylmalonate-semialdehyde dehydrogenase — protein MSIRQIPLIIGGEKVISKSEQWLDVLNPATQEVVAKVPMATLEEVDAAIESAEQAFKTWSKTSITKRMRIMLKYQQLLEANTVEIAKLITLEHGKTLPDAEGEVGRALEAVENACAITRLQLGDMANNAATGVDVYTLNKPLGVGAGITAFNFPVMLPAFMFPAAIACGNTFVLKPSEQDPSSTMLMVELALQAGVPAGVLNVVHGGPDVVNRIIEHDAVKAVSFIGSTGVGTHVYNHASKHGKRAQCMMGAKNHMVIMPDANKDRAINDLLGSAFGAAGQRCMANPVTILVGEARSWLPEIAERAKTMVIDAGTNRAADLGPVVSPQAKQRIIKLLDSGVEQGANLLVDGRNVVVPGYENGNFVGPTMFSGVTTDMDIYTQEIFGPALCVLEVETLDEAIAIINANPNGNGTSIFTSSGYVARKYENDIDVGQIGINVPIPVPVAFFSFTGSRASKLGDLGPNGKQVTQFWTQTKSVTARWFEPDHIEGEKVHTTISL, from the coding sequence ATGTCTATTCGTCAAATTCCACTAATTATTGGTGGTGAAAAAGTTATTTCAAAATCTGAGCAGTGGCTAGATGTACTAAACCCGGCAACTCAAGAAGTAGTAGCTAAGGTTCCAATGGCAACACTTGAAGAAGTTGATGCTGCTATCGAAAGCGCTGAACAAGCATTCAAGACATGGAGCAAAACGTCGATTACAAAACGTATGCGTATTATGCTTAAGTACCAACAATTGCTTGAAGCTAACACGGTTGAAATTGCAAAATTAATCACCCTAGAGCATGGTAAAACATTACCTGATGCTGAAGGTGAAGTTGGTCGTGCCTTAGAAGCCGTTGAAAATGCCTGTGCAATTACTCGTTTACAGCTTGGTGATATGGCTAACAATGCTGCTACAGGTGTTGATGTGTACACATTAAACAAGCCTCTAGGTGTCGGTGCTGGTATTACCGCATTTAACTTCCCGGTAATGTTACCTGCTTTTATGTTCCCGGCAGCAATTGCTTGTGGTAACACTTTCGTATTAAAACCATCTGAGCAAGACCCATCTTCAACCATGTTAATGGTTGAACTTGCATTACAAGCCGGCGTTCCTGCTGGCGTACTAAACGTTGTACATGGCGGACCTGACGTAGTTAACCGTATTATTGAACATGATGCGGTTAAAGCAGTGTCATTTATCGGCTCTACCGGTGTTGGTACTCATGTTTATAACCACGCAAGTAAACACGGAAAACGTGCTCAATGTATGATGGGCGCTAAAAACCACATGGTTATAATGCCAGATGCAAACAAAGATCGTGCGATTAACGACTTGTTAGGCTCCGCTTTTGGTGCTGCCGGTCAACGTTGTATGGCAAATCCTGTCACTATTTTAGTTGGTGAAGCGCGTAGCTGGTTACCTGAAATTGCAGAGCGTGCTAAAACTATGGTTATTGATGCCGGCACAAACCGCGCTGCCGATTTAGGCCCTGTAGTTTCTCCACAAGCAAAACAAAGAATTATCAAGTTACTTGATTCAGGTGTTGAACAAGGCGCAAATTTACTAGTTGATGGACGAAATGTTGTGGTACCAGGTTATGAGAATGGCAACTTTGTTGGTCCAACTATGTTCTCTGGCGTTACTACGGATATGGACATTTACACGCAAGAAATTTTCGGCCCAGCGTTATGTGTTTTAGAAGTTGAAACATTAGACGAAGCTATCGCAATTATTAATGCTAACCCGAATGGTAACGGTACTTCAATATTTACGTCTTCTGGTTATGTTGCACGTAAATATGAAAATGATATTGATGTTGGTCAAATTGGTATCAATGTACCAATTCCTGTACCAGTAGCATTTTTCTCGTTCACTGGTTCACGTGCGTCTAAGTTAGGTGACTTAGGACCTAATGGTAAGCAAGTAACTCAATTTTGGACTCAAACTAAATCAGTAACTGCTCGCTGGTTTGAACCGGATCACATTGAAGGTGAAAAGGTTCATACAACGATTAGCTTATAA
- a CDS encoding S8 family serine peptidase — protein sequence MKLSNFLTSAIAISVATAFTAHAADDRYIIQVDNNNKGVVKALAKKLGGELHIDANGFIAASFKGKDLASVKGLLNNPHVKLVEEDQRRMPSSVYSDDAGNAMTEQLTPYAVYQSQADQVTFNNQAGMKVCVIDSGLDRSNPDFIWGNISGDNDSGTGNWDENGGPHGTHVAGTIAAADNNLGVVGMAPGVDLHIIKVFNADGWGYSSDLAQAANLCASAGANIISMSLGGGRSNNTESNAFADFVANGGLVVAAAGNDGNNVRSYPAGYESVMMIGANDADNNIADFSQFPSCTSGRGKKATNNENICVEVTAGGVDTLSTYPAGMATSASLMADGANFASAAMENSGSVVGSTYNMGTAEATDAGANGNICVIDRGAISFHDKVLNCENSGGVGAIIINNEAGMLYGTLGDTNATTIPAVGAAFEDRAALMAATSADISIGTSDYGYMSGTSMATPAVSGLAALVWSNHSECSGTDIRNALKATAEDAGATGKDVYFGHGIVKAAAADAYLTANGCSTTPDPEPEPEPEPCKGNGPRCR from the coding sequence TTGAAATTATCTAATTTCTTAACCTCGGCCATTGCTATTTCTGTAGCAACAGCTTTTACAGCACATGCTGCTGACGATAGATACATCATCCAAGTAGACAACAACAACAAAGGTGTGGTTAAAGCACTGGCTAAAAAACTTGGCGGTGAACTACATATAGATGCAAATGGTTTTATTGCCGCATCTTTTAAAGGAAAAGACTTGGCCAGTGTTAAGGGCTTATTAAATAACCCGCATGTTAAGTTAGTTGAAGAAGATCAACGCCGTATGCCGTCCAGTGTTTACAGTGATGATGCTGGTAATGCCATGACAGAGCAACTTACCCCTTATGCTGTATATCAGTCACAAGCGGATCAAGTAACGTTTAACAATCAGGCCGGCATGAAAGTTTGTGTCATTGATTCAGGTTTAGACCGTTCAAATCCAGATTTTATTTGGGGTAACATTAGCGGTGATAACGACAGTGGTACAGGAAACTGGGATGAAAATGGTGGCCCACATGGAACACACGTTGCGGGAACTATCGCTGCTGCCGATAATAATCTGGGCGTTGTTGGCATGGCTCCAGGTGTCGATTTGCACATCATCAAAGTGTTTAATGCTGATGGCTGGGGCTATTCATCAGATTTAGCCCAGGCTGCAAATTTATGTGCGAGTGCCGGTGCAAACATCATATCAATGAGTTTAGGTGGTGGCCGCTCTAACAACACTGAGTCTAATGCATTTGCTGATTTTGTCGCTAATGGCGGTCTTGTAGTTGCTGCCGCGGGTAACGATGGTAATAACGTGCGCTCGTACCCTGCGGGATATGAGTCTGTTATGATGATAGGTGCTAATGATGCTGACAATAATATTGCTGATTTCTCACAATTTCCTTCTTGTACGTCTGGCCGTGGTAAAAAAGCGACGAATAACGAAAACATTTGTGTTGAAGTAACCGCTGGTGGTGTCGATACTTTATCCACTTACCCTGCTGGTATGGCAACTAGTGCAAGCCTTATGGCTGATGGCGCTAATTTTGCTTCTGCAGCGATGGAAAATTCAGGTTCGGTAGTTGGTAGTACCTATAACATGGGAACTGCAGAAGCAACTGACGCTGGCGCAAACGGTAATATTTGTGTTATCGATCGAGGCGCGATCTCATTCCATGACAAAGTATTAAATTGTGAAAACTCTGGTGGTGTTGGCGCAATCATAATTAATAACGAAGCTGGAATGCTATACGGCACATTGGGTGATACCAACGCAACAACCATCCCTGCTGTTGGTGCAGCATTCGAAGACAGAGCTGCTTTAATGGCTGCGACCTCTGCAGATATATCAATTGGCACCAGTGATTATGGTTATATGAGTGGTACTTCTATGGCAACTCCTGCAGTATCAGGTCTTGCAGCTTTAGTATGGTCAAACCATAGTGAGTGTTCGGGCACAGATATCCGTAATGCGCTTAAAGCAACAGCTGAAGATGCAGGCGCCACAGGTAAAGATGTTTACTTTGGGCATGGTATAGTCAAAGCTGCAGCTGCTGATGCATACCTAACTGCTAATGGTTGTAGTACAACACCGGATCCAGAGCCAGAACCTGAGCCAGAACCATGTAAAGGCAACGGTCCTAGATGTCGTTAA
- a CDS encoding GGDEF domain-containing protein, whose amino-acid sequence MPTAAFNLMKEQLKPLLFVLVISAVGFILNLYPIPLFANIHLILGNVAFVIVAMRFGALYSLLSAVIVATAFVISFSHPFGYLVFGLEALFIALLRKRGWYIIYADLCYWLLIGMPLSAVILNSLSDMPEQLWLLTVVKQALNGLVYTCLAGLIVYFFPKTFALKYRQQPRVLRSFKAQLVYATTLIITFSIMAISIFVTQSVIKSQHQILEKSIAEHKQYLKLSADRFIEEHILEIENATSNFTKFEQIIPVSLRNEISYVITGQNNNIIYASQNLKLALSKSFNYTEKKDLTFKNTGLVKLQQQQVDENLDYFITKDTLNNGWEIYVLLDSSKVIQTVEREYLLIFNLLFLAFLISISLAQRVGQQITKPLNFIIKQLKNSKVDNSFIFKPLYANSAKEIVILYDELQRSKTEINNYQNKLEKEVEQRTCELQIANEKLTQLAQKDGLTQLYNRRYFDEHFALFQKMAMRSNNNVAVVLLDIDEFKLVNDLHGHLVGDECLKIISATLMKEFSRSTDLISRYGGEEFILLVNQISEKNLVYKLEKLRKIIASTIIYNQKHEGFKLTASIGGIIAPASFSSDAKDWIKIADLCLYKAKNSGRNNVKMENFSELL is encoded by the coding sequence ATGCCAACAGCCGCCTTTAACCTGATGAAAGAACAACTTAAGCCATTGCTATTTGTTTTGGTTATTTCCGCTGTTGGATTTATCTTAAACTTATATCCCATTCCGTTATTCGCCAATATCCATTTAATTTTAGGTAATGTTGCCTTTGTTATTGTCGCGATGCGATTTGGGGCCTTATACAGTTTACTATCTGCGGTGATTGTCGCTACTGCATTTGTTATTTCATTTTCTCATCCTTTTGGTTATTTAGTCTTCGGACTTGAAGCACTATTTATCGCGCTACTAAGAAAACGCGGCTGGTATATTATTTATGCGGATTTATGTTACTGGTTACTAATAGGTATGCCTTTAAGCGCAGTAATTTTGAATTCGTTAAGTGACATGCCCGAACAACTCTGGCTATTAACCGTCGTAAAACAAGCGCTCAATGGTTTAGTTTATACCTGTTTAGCAGGGTTGATTGTATATTTTTTTCCAAAAACCTTTGCTCTTAAGTACCGTCAACAACCAAGAGTTTTACGATCATTTAAAGCACAGTTGGTTTATGCAACAACGCTTATTATCACTTTTTCTATCATGGCAATTTCAATTTTTGTAACCCAGAGTGTGATCAAAAGCCAACATCAAATTTTGGAAAAAAGCATTGCCGAACATAAACAATACTTAAAATTATCTGCCGATAGATTTATTGAGGAGCATATTCTTGAAATTGAAAATGCAACGAGTAACTTCACTAAGTTTGAACAAATAATTCCAGTTAGTTTACGTAATGAAATTTCGTATGTTATTACCGGCCAAAATAATAATATTATTTATGCTTCGCAAAATTTGAAATTGGCTCTGTCAAAATCATTTAATTATACCGAAAAGAAAGATTTAACCTTTAAAAATACTGGCTTAGTTAAATTACAACAGCAACAAGTAGATGAAAATCTGGATTACTTTATTACAAAAGATACGTTAAATAATGGTTGGGAGATTTATGTATTACTCGACTCAAGCAAAGTTATTCAAACCGTAGAGCGAGAATATTTATTAATATTTAATCTACTCTTTCTGGCCTTCTTAATTTCAATCAGTTTAGCCCAGCGAGTTGGTCAGCAAATTACCAAACCATTAAATTTCATTATTAAGCAATTAAAAAACTCTAAAGTAGATAATAGCTTTATCTTTAAACCTTTATATGCAAACTCGGCGAAAGAAATTGTAATTCTTTATGATGAGCTGCAACGTAGCAAAACTGAAATTAATAATTACCAAAACAAATTAGAAAAAGAAGTTGAACAACGTACTTGTGAATTACAAATTGCTAATGAAAAGCTGACTCAACTTGCTCAAAAAGATGGCTTAACGCAGTTATACAATCGTCGTTATTTTGATGAGCATTTTGCTTTGTTTCAAAAAATGGCCATGCGCAGTAATAATAATGTAGCCGTAGTGCTCCTTGATATCGATGAATTTAAACTGGTAAATGACCTACATGGTCATTTAGTCGGGGATGAATGTTTGAAAATTATTTCTGCTACTTTGATGAAAGAGTTTTCTCGAAGTACGGATTTAATTTCTCGTTATGGCGGTGAAGAGTTTATCTTATTAGTTAATCAGATTTCTGAGAAAAACCTAGTATATAAACTTGAAAAGCTGCGAAAGATAATTGCTAGCACGATTATTTATAACCAAAAGCATGAAGGGTTTAAATTAACTGCCAGTATAGGGGGGATCATTGCACCAGCTTCTTTTAGCTCTGATGCGAAAGACTGGATAAAAATAGCCGACTTATGTCTGTATAAAGCCAAAAACTCCGGTCGAAACAATGTCAAAATGGAAAACTTCTCTGAATTATTATAA
- a CDS encoding mechanosensitive ion channel family protein, with amino-acid sequence MSEVLQQFSILITNKIFLSICVVVGMQFISHQIVNLIRRGNDFLNERHRTWISRTKNMTVMIIVVMLLSLWWIELEKFALSIAAVAVAIVIASKELILCLSGSILRATSNAFVIGDWIRSGDNYGEVIEHNILSTVIQEIDFANNNYNYTGKTVTIPNSQFLTEPVKNMNFMKRYVYHTFSITTDPSINAFAAREHIFAKMNEYTQDFLEVGRRYNNVIEKHLGVDLPGEDPYIRITTTELGNFNFTIILFCPTEQAVSLEQRITQDYMEFRFNALQNS; translated from the coding sequence ATGTCTGAAGTTCTCCAACAATTCTCTATTTTAATTACCAACAAAATTTTTCTGTCGATTTGTGTTGTTGTCGGTATGCAGTTTATTTCGCATCAAATTGTTAATTTGATCCGCAGAGGTAATGATTTTTTAAATGAAAGGCACAGAACTTGGATTTCTCGCACCAAGAATATGACGGTAATGATCATTGTTGTTATGTTGCTTAGTTTGTGGTGGATAGAGCTTGAGAAATTCGCTTTATCTATTGCAGCTGTCGCAGTAGCAATAGTTATTGCCTCAAAAGAATTAATTTTATGTCTTAGTGGTTCTATATTAAGGGCAACATCAAACGCCTTTGTAATAGGAGATTGGATCAGATCAGGGGATAATTATGGCGAAGTAATCGAACACAATATTTTATCGACTGTGATTCAAGAAATAGACTTTGCCAATAACAACTACAATTATACCGGAAAAACGGTAACCATACCTAATAGCCAGTTTTTAACTGAACCAGTTAAAAATATGAACTTTATGAAGCGCTATGTGTATCACACGTTTTCAATTACCACAGATCCTTCTATCAATGCCTTTGCCGCGCGTGAGCACATTTTTGCCAAAATGAATGAATATACCCAAGACTTTTTAGAAGTTGGTCGTCGTTATAATAACGTAATTGAAAAACACCTTGGCGTAGATTTACCCGGAGAAGATCCCTACATTCGAATTACCACTACGGAGTTAGGTAATTTTAATTTCACCATAATTCTATTTTGTCCAACGGAACAGGCTGTATCTTTAGAGCAACGGATCACTCAGGATTATATGGAATTTCGTTTTAATGCTTTGCAAAACTCGTAA
- the folD gene encoding bifunctional methylenetetrahydrofolate dehydrogenase/methenyltetrahydrofolate cyclohydrolase FolD, translating into MNIDGKQAAAELRATLAKEVAMLKTERGITPGLTVVLVGDDPASQVYVRNKVKQTREVGMVSNEIRLDENTTEEELLATLAKLNSDDSVHGILVQLPLPKHINEETIIATIAPEKDVDGFHAMNSGRLLNGEQGALVPCTPQGCVILAKRHLGDDLSGKHAVIIGRSNIVGKPVSILFLQENCTVTIAHSRTQDLPSMCRQADILVAAVGRPEMVKSDWVKSGATVIDVGINRIERDGKNKLVGDVDFNEVSAVAGGITPVPGGVGPMTIACLLKNTVEAAKIYSK; encoded by the coding sequence ATGAACATAGATGGTAAACAAGCTGCTGCAGAACTTAGGGCTACATTAGCAAAAGAAGTTGCAATGCTTAAAACTGAAAGAGGCATAACTCCCGGGTTAACTGTTGTATTAGTTGGTGATGATCCGGCAAGCCAAGTTTATGTTCGTAATAAAGTAAAACAAACTCGTGAAGTAGGCATGGTATCAAACGAGATCCGCCTCGATGAAAATACCACTGAAGAAGAATTATTAGCAACTCTTGCAAAGCTCAATAGTGATGACAGTGTACATGGTATTTTAGTGCAATTACCTTTGCCTAAACATATTAATGAAGAAACAATCATTGCAACAATAGCTCCAGAAAAAGATGTTGATGGCTTTCATGCGATGAACTCTGGTCGATTACTAAATGGTGAGCAAGGGGCATTAGTACCTTGTACTCCACAAGGTTGTGTAATTTTGGCCAAGCGTCATTTAGGTGATGATTTATCTGGTAAACATGCAGTAATTATTGGTCGCTCAAATATTGTTGGCAAGCCGGTCAGTATTTTATTTTTACAAGAAAACTGCACTGTAACTATCGCACATTCCCGTACTCAGGATTTGCCTAGTATGTGCAGGCAGGCTGATATTCTAGTTGCTGCAGTTGGTCGACCTGAAATGGTAAAATCTGATTGGGTAAAATCAGGCGCTACTGTGATTGATGTTGGTATTAATCGAATTGAGCGTGATGGAAAAAACAAATTAGTTGGTGATGTTGATTTTAACGAAGTGTCTGCAGTTGCTGGTGGAATTACACCTGTACCAGGGGGAGTGGGTCCCATGACCATTGCCTGTTTATTGAAAAATACTGTCGAAGCAGCCAAAATTTATTCAAAGTAA